One Kitasatospora sp. MAP12-44 DNA segment encodes these proteins:
- the asnB gene encoding asparagine synthase (glutamine-hydrolyzing), with amino-acid sequence MSGIAGWVDFERDMSRETATVRAMSATLAHRGPDGAGEWIEGHAALAQRRLALLDLDAGAGPAIAPAANPAAVLTLDGAITNHVELSRELAAKGHRFAGRSEAEVALYAYLEWGPDFLTRLEGLFALAVWDVRRQELLLARDRLGVKPLCYYRTSSGILFGSEPKALLAHPEVRPVVDADGLRELFAHSRKPGTGVFQGMREVLPGHRLVLGRSGGAEQRYWELSARPHTDSLDTTVATVRELLADAVSKHLRADVPVAAMLSGGIDSSALTALAQQSLRQSGAGTLRTFSVNFAGYTENFEPHPTMRATPDAPFADLAARHIGTTHTEILLDTAALAERQVHAAALRVQDAPSPLGDMDVSLLLFFGALRRAGVSAVLSGETADEVFNGYFWAYDPSHSNSQTFPWVSFERGHDAAAGGLGCSLVDLGLRKQLNFLEYADQHYRDALTEVPHVPGESPQERRAREVSYLALTRWAPTHLDRADRMSMAHGVQLRPPFCDRALVEYVYNVPATLKRVDGQEKSLLRTAVADLLPEQVLNRRKSAYPTTQDAVYGELVRARFAELAADCGSAVAPLLDEQATAAALAADGAPQGPFAWVERASMEMMIQLDTWLTEYQVDLRL; translated from the coding sequence ATGAGTGGGATTGCTGGTTGGGTCGATTTCGAACGGGACATGTCCCGCGAGACGGCCACCGTACGGGCGATGTCCGCGACGCTGGCCCATCGCGGTCCGGACGGCGCGGGAGAGTGGATCGAGGGCCACGCGGCGCTCGCCCAGCGGCGGCTGGCGCTGCTGGACCTCGATGCCGGCGCCGGCCCCGCGATCGCCCCGGCGGCCAACCCGGCGGCCGTGCTGACCCTGGACGGCGCGATCACCAACCACGTCGAGCTGAGCCGGGAGTTGGCCGCCAAAGGTCACCGGTTCGCCGGCCGGTCGGAGGCCGAGGTGGCGCTGTACGCCTACCTCGAGTGGGGCCCGGACTTCCTGACCCGATTGGAGGGCCTGTTCGCGCTGGCCGTCTGGGACGTCAGGCGCCAGGAGCTGCTGCTGGCCCGCGATCGGCTCGGCGTCAAACCGCTCTGCTACTACCGGACTTCCTCCGGCATCCTGTTCGGCTCCGAGCCGAAGGCGCTGCTCGCGCACCCCGAGGTCCGCCCGGTCGTCGACGCGGACGGGCTGCGCGAGCTCTTCGCCCACAGCCGCAAGCCCGGGACCGGCGTCTTCCAGGGCATGCGCGAGGTACTGCCCGGCCACCGGCTGGTGCTGGGGCGCTCGGGCGGCGCGGAGCAGCGCTACTGGGAACTGTCCGCCCGCCCGCACACCGACAGCCTGGACACCACGGTGGCCACGGTGCGCGAACTGCTGGCGGACGCCGTGTCCAAGCACCTGCGCGCGGACGTGCCGGTCGCGGCAATGCTCTCCGGCGGCATCGACTCCAGCGCGCTGACCGCGCTCGCCCAGCAGTCGCTTCGGCAGTCCGGCGCCGGGACGCTGCGAACGTTCTCGGTGAACTTCGCCGGCTACACCGAGAACTTCGAGCCGCACCCCACCATGCGGGCCACCCCTGACGCACCTTTCGCCGATCTGGCCGCGCGGCACATCGGCACCACCCACACCGAGATCCTGCTGGACACCGCGGCCCTGGCCGAGCGTCAGGTGCACGCGGCGGCCCTGCGCGTCCAGGACGCGCCCTCGCCCCTGGGCGACATGGACGTCTCCCTGCTGCTGTTCTTCGGCGCGCTGCGCCGGGCCGGGGTGAGCGCGGTGCTCTCGGGCGAGACCGCCGACGAGGTGTTCAACGGCTACTTCTGGGCGTACGACCCCTCGCACAGCAACTCGCAGACCTTCCCGTGGGTCTCCTTCGAGCGCGGCCACGACGCCGCCGCCGGCGGGCTCGGCTGTTCGCTGGTGGACCTCGGGCTGCGCAAGCAACTGAACTTCCTGGAGTACGCGGACCAGCACTACCGCGACGCGCTCACCGAGGTCCCGCACGTGCCTGGCGAGAGCCCGCAGGAGCGCCGGGCCCGCGAGGTCAGCTACCTCGCGCTGACCCGCTGGGCGCCCACCCACCTCGACCGGGCCGACCGGATGAGCATGGCCCACGGCGTCCAGCTGCGGCCGCCGTTCTGCGACCGCGCCCTGGTCGAGTACGTCTACAACGTGCCGGCCACGCTCAAGCGGGTCGACGGCCAGGAGAAGAGCCTGCTGCGCACGGCCGTCGCCGACCTGCTCCCGGAGCAGGTGCTGAACCGGCGCAAGAGCGCGTACCCGACCACCCAGGACGCGGTGTACGGGGAGCTGGTGCGAGCCAGGTTCGCCGAACTGGCCGCGGACTGCGGCAGCGCGGTCGCCCCGCTGCTCGACGAGCAGGCGACTGCCGCGGCGCTGGCGGCCGATGGCGCTCCGCAGGGCCCGTTCGCCTGGGTGGAGCGGGCCAGCATGGAAATGATGATCCAGCTCGACACTTGGCTGACGGAGTACCAGGTCGATCTTCGACTCTGA
- a CDS encoding ketosynthase chain-length factor: MSASGLTTSRRGRPVVTGLGVVAPTGIGARQHWESVLAGKSGLGRITRFDAGGYPVRVAGEVSGFQANDEVPGRLVPQTDRFTHFALAATEAALDDAGADPADLPEYELAVVSTSSSGGTEFGQREMEQLYQNGSSWVSAYQSIAWFYAATTGQVSIRHGMRGPCGVLCCEQSGGLDALGQARRLLDTGSRLVVSGGTDASLCPYGLVAQLSTGELSTEDDPARAYLPFDASASGFVPGEGGAFLVVETAASAAERGASHYGELLGYAAGFDPPPGSDRPPVLASVIRRALADARLAPGEVDVVFADACGIPERDRIEARAITEVFGPGAVPVTAPKTLTGRLYAGGAALDTATALLALSAGVVPHTAGLGRPAPDCEIDLVLDRPRQTSPRTALVLARGYGGFTSALLVGAGDRKHLRK, encoded by the coding sequence ATGAGCGCGTCGGGACTGACGACGAGCCGGCGCGGCCGGCCCGTGGTCACCGGGCTCGGAGTGGTGGCACCCACCGGTATCGGGGCCCGCCAGCACTGGGAGTCGGTGCTGGCGGGCAAGAGCGGGCTCGGTCGGATCACCCGGTTCGACGCCGGCGGCTATCCCGTGCGGGTCGCCGGCGAGGTCTCAGGGTTCCAGGCCAACGACGAGGTGCCGGGGCGACTGGTCCCGCAGACCGACCGGTTCACCCACTTCGCGCTGGCCGCCACCGAGGCCGCCCTCGACGACGCCGGCGCCGACCCGGCGGACCTGCCCGAGTACGAGTTGGCCGTGGTCAGCACCAGTTCCTCCGGGGGTACCGAGTTCGGGCAGCGCGAGATGGAGCAGCTCTACCAGAACGGCTCGTCCTGGGTGAGCGCCTACCAATCGATCGCCTGGTTCTACGCCGCGACCACCGGCCAGGTCTCCATCCGGCACGGCATGCGCGGCCCCTGCGGGGTGCTCTGCTGCGAACAGTCCGGCGGCTTGGACGCGCTCGGCCAGGCCCGTCGCCTGCTCGACACCGGTTCGCGGCTGGTGGTGAGCGGCGGTACGGACGCCTCGCTCTGCCCGTACGGGCTGGTGGCGCAACTGTCCACCGGCGAGTTGTCCACCGAGGACGACCCGGCCCGCGCCTACCTGCCGTTCGACGCCTCCGCCTCCGGGTTCGTCCCGGGTGAGGGCGGTGCCTTCCTGGTGGTGGAGACCGCGGCCTCGGCCGCCGAGCGCGGTGCCTCCCACTACGGTGAACTGCTCGGCTACGCGGCCGGGTTCGACCCTCCCCCGGGATCGGACCGGCCGCCGGTGCTGGCCTCGGTGATCCGCCGGGCGCTGGCCGACGCGAGGCTCGCCCCGGGCGAGGTGGATGTCGTCTTCGCGGACGCCTGCGGAATCCCGGAGCGCGATCGCATCGAGGCCCGCGCCATCACCGAGGTGTTCGGCCCCGGCGCGGTGCCGGTGACCGCGCCCAAGACCCTCACCGGCAGGCTCTACGCCGGCGGCGCAGCCCTGGACACCGCCACCGCCCTGCTCGCGCTGAGCGCCGGCGTCGTGCCGCACACCGCCGGCCTGGGCCGACCCGCGCCGGACTGCGAGATCGACCTGGTGCTCGACCGGCCGCGGCAGACCAGCCCGCGGACCGCCCTCGTGCTCGCCCGCGGATACGGCGGAT
- a CDS encoding beta-ketoacyl-[acyl-carrier-protein] synthase family protein, with the protein MTRRAVITGVGVVAPGGIGRDTYWDLLSAGRTATRRISLFDAGNFRSRVAAECDFDPLAAGLSLREIRRMDRAAQFAVVATREAIADSGIALSTADPARVGVSLGSAVGCTMGLEEEYAVLSDQGRNWLVDHTYGVPQLYGYMVPSTLAVEVAWQAGAEGPVALISTGCTSGLDAVAHGVQLIEEGSADIVLAGATEAPLSPITLACFDAIKATTPNNDDAEHASRPFDGRRDGFVLGEGSAVLVIEEAQAARRRGAEVYAEVLGFAGRSNAFHMTGLKPDGREMAEAIKTAMNRAGLDPEDIDYINAHGSGTKQNDRHETAAFKRSLGHRAYEVPVSSIKSMIGHSLGAIGSLEIAACALALRHQVVPPTANLTVPDPQCDLDYVPVTAREHRMDHVLSVGSGFGGFQTAVVLGRPEAVAGRCAA; encoded by the coding sequence ATGACCCGCCGTGCCGTCATCACCGGCGTCGGCGTGGTCGCGCCCGGTGGCATCGGGCGGGACACCTACTGGGACCTGCTGTCCGCGGGACGCACCGCCACCCGCCGGATCAGCCTCTTCGACGCGGGCAACTTCCGCTCTCGGGTCGCCGCCGAGTGCGATTTCGACCCGCTGGCCGCCGGCCTCTCGCTGCGGGAGATCCGGCGGATGGACCGCGCGGCGCAGTTCGCCGTGGTGGCCACCCGCGAGGCGATCGCCGACAGCGGCATCGCACTGAGCACGGCCGACCCCGCACGGGTGGGGGTCAGCCTGGGCAGCGCGGTCGGCTGCACCATGGGACTGGAGGAGGAGTACGCCGTGCTCTCCGACCAGGGCCGCAACTGGCTCGTCGACCACACCTACGGCGTCCCCCAGCTCTACGGCTACATGGTCCCCAGCACGCTGGCGGTCGAGGTCGCCTGGCAGGCGGGGGCGGAGGGACCGGTCGCGCTGATCTCCACCGGCTGCACCTCGGGGCTGGACGCGGTCGCCCACGGCGTGCAGCTGATCGAGGAGGGAAGCGCCGACATCGTGCTGGCCGGCGCCACCGAGGCACCGCTGTCGCCGATCACCCTGGCCTGCTTCGACGCGATCAAGGCCACCACCCCGAACAACGACGACGCCGAACACGCCTCCCGGCCGTTCGACGGTCGGCGGGACGGCTTCGTGCTCGGCGAGGGCTCGGCGGTGCTGGTGATCGAGGAGGCGCAGGCGGCCAGGCGCCGGGGCGCCGAGGTGTATGCCGAGGTCCTCGGCTTCGCGGGCCGCAGCAACGCCTTCCACATGACCGGCCTCAAGCCGGACGGGCGGGAGATGGCCGAGGCGATCAAGACCGCCATGAACCGGGCCGGACTCGACCCCGAGGACATCGACTACATCAACGCCCACGGGTCCGGCACCAAGCAGAACGACCGCCACGAGACCGCCGCGTTCAAGCGCAGCCTGGGCCACCGCGCGTACGAGGTGCCGGTCAGCTCGATCAAGTCGATGATCGGCCACTCGCTCGGCGCGATCGGCTCGTTGGAGATCGCCGCCTGTGCGCTCGCGCTGCGCCACCAGGTCGTTCCGCCGACGGCCAACCTCACGGTGCCCGACCCCCAGTGCGACCTGGACTACGTGCCGGTCACCGCTCGCGAGCACCGGATGGACCATGTGCTCAGCGTGGGCAGCGGGTTCGGCGGGTTCCAGACGGCCGTCGTCCTCGGCCGGCCGGAAGCGGTCGCGGGGAGGTGCGCGGCATGA
- a CDS encoding FAD-dependent oxidoreductase, giving the protein MKQQQVPVLIVGGGLTGLSAAVFLAEHGVRAMLVEKHPDTSAHPKARAINPRTMELYHAVGIADRVRAGRSPISGNTDLVHVETLAGAERVKMPNASPEDIGRISPAQWTLIDQNQLEPILRDRALEVGADVRFHTRADALAEDADGVTVRLTDLGTGQESEVLAQYVIAADGSRSPMRELLGIAAHGPGTITNLVSVFFDADLTEPLRGRRIIAAYVNNPEVRGTIIPIDNDRRWVLNVSYFPDRGQSAEDFTEERCVEVIRAAVGVPDLPLKIESTHLPSWDISSRVADSFATRRVFVAGDAAHVMPPTGAFGASTGIQDAYNLAWKLGLVLAGTAGPQLLESYDAERRPVAEQTVRQAMLRFAVREGKQLQEVAPELLDETTVTFGYCYPQGAFVAEPGADTALIEAPDRPSGRPGARAPHVALEAAGRSLSCLDLFGSGFVLLADSAAGRWTDEATLSAARLGVRLALHRIGAGGESTDPEGNFLARYGLTVGGAALVRPDGFVCWRTTGQGADAAAEVGEALRRVLAR; this is encoded by the coding sequence ATGAAACAGCAGCAGGTGCCGGTCCTGATCGTCGGCGGCGGCCTCACCGGTCTGTCGGCGGCCGTCTTCCTGGCCGAGCACGGAGTTCGCGCGATGCTGGTGGAGAAGCATCCGGACACCTCCGCGCACCCCAAGGCGCGCGCCATCAACCCGCGCACCATGGAGCTCTACCACGCGGTCGGCATCGCGGACCGGGTCCGGGCCGGGCGCTCCCCCATCTCCGGCAACACGGATCTGGTGCACGTCGAGACGCTGGCCGGTGCGGAGCGGGTCAAGATGCCCAACGCCTCGCCCGAGGACATCGGCCGGATCAGCCCCGCCCAGTGGACGCTGATCGACCAGAACCAGCTCGAGCCGATCCTGCGCGATCGGGCGCTCGAGGTGGGCGCCGACGTGCGCTTCCACACCCGGGCGGACGCGCTGGCGGAGGACGCGGACGGGGTGACGGTCAGGCTTACCGACCTGGGCACCGGTCAGGAGTCCGAAGTCCTGGCCCAGTACGTGATCGCTGCGGACGGCAGCCGCAGCCCGATGCGCGAGCTGCTGGGGATCGCGGCCCACGGGCCGGGCACCATCACCAACCTGGTGTCGGTCTTCTTCGACGCCGACCTCACCGAGCCGCTGCGGGGCCGGCGGATCATCGCCGCCTACGTCAACAACCCCGAGGTGCGCGGCACGATCATCCCGATCGACAACGACCGGCGCTGGGTCCTCAACGTCTCGTACTTCCCCGACCGCGGCCAGAGCGCCGAGGACTTCACCGAGGAGCGGTGCGTCGAGGTGATCAGGGCCGCGGTCGGCGTGCCCGACCTGCCGCTGAAGATCGAATCGACCCACCTGCCCTCCTGGGACATCTCCTCGCGAGTCGCCGACTCCTTCGCCACCCGCCGGGTCTTCGTCGCCGGCGACGCCGCGCACGTGATGCCGCCCACCGGCGCGTTCGGTGCCAGCACCGGCATCCAGGACGCCTACAACCTGGCCTGGAAGCTGGGCCTGGTGCTGGCCGGCACAGCCGGTCCGCAGCTGCTGGAGAGCTACGACGCCGAGCGCCGCCCGGTCGCCGAGCAGACGGTGCGCCAGGCGATGCTGCGGTTCGCCGTCCGCGAGGGCAAGCAGCTCCAGGAGGTGGCACCGGAGTTGCTGGACGAGACCACGGTGACCTTCGGCTACTGCTACCCGCAGGGTGCCTTCGTCGCCGAGCCGGGCGCCGACACCGCGCTGATCGAAGCCCCCGACCGGCCCAGCGGGCGCCCGGGCGCGCGGGCACCGCATGTCGCCCTGGAGGCAGCCGGGCGCAGCCTGTCCTGCCTCGACCTGTTCGGCAGCGGATTCGTCCTGCTGGCCGACAGTGCGGCCGGCCGGTGGACCGACGAGGCCACCCTGAGCGCGGCCCGGCTCGGCGTGCGGCTCGCGCTGCACCGGATCGGCGCCGGCGGCGAATCCACTGATCCCGAAGGGAACTTCCTCGCGCGCTACGGTCTGACGGTGGGCGGCGCCGCACTGGTGCGGCCGGACGGGTTCGTCTGCTGGCGCACCACCGGTCAGGGGGCCGACGCCGCGGCCGAGGTCGGCGAGGCCCTGCGGCGGGTCCTCGCCCGCTGA
- a CDS encoding TcmI family type II polyketide cyclase, protein MHRTLIVARMDLADAEGVAQVFADSDSTELPHLVGVSRRSLFAFHNLYFHLVEAERDIAPDLYKARSHPLYNEINTRLGQFISPYDPNWREPKDAMAVPFYSWTPDRGSQITRPGGANLGGGA, encoded by the coding sequence GTGCATCGAACACTGATCGTGGCGAGGATGGACCTCGCCGACGCCGAGGGCGTGGCCCAGGTCTTCGCCGATTCGGACAGCACGGAACTACCGCACCTGGTGGGTGTGTCCAGGCGGAGCCTGTTCGCCTTCCACAACCTCTACTTCCACCTGGTGGAGGCGGAGCGGGACATCGCGCCCGATCTCTACAAGGCGCGCAGTCACCCGCTGTACAACGAGATCAACACCCGGCTGGGGCAGTTCATCTCACCGTACGACCCGAACTGGCGTGAGCCCAAGGACGCCATGGCCGTCCCGTTCTACTCCTGGACGCCTGACCGCGGTTCGCAGATCACCCGACCGGGCGGCGCCAACCTGGGCGGTGGCGCATGA
- a CDS encoding FAD-dependent monooxygenase, with protein MVDEWTDVLIVGGSMVGLAQALFLAGQGVRPIVVERHPEVSTHPRAQAASPRTMELMRALGLEEAVRARETPHAQYGDILQVESLAGAELGRFDGPFRHDPNEVAATGWTLIGQDRFEPVLLERARELGADIRFATELISHQQDDEGVTAVLRDVRDGSRRTVRCRYLVAADGFHAPIREGLGIGSHGRGVLGRQMSVVFRADLDRYVAGRRFFLCFVSNQQVKGVLGRLDGPDSDRWVLAPSLSAEGSHEEYSVQECVELVRAAVGAPDLAVTVESASSWEIAADVADSFRSGRVLMAGDCVHVMPPTGGFGGNLGVQDAHNLAWKLALVLRGQAAPALLDSYQQERAPIAEFTVEQGVIRYLQRSGLDAEVAARHRPEITVLFGHVYRSSAVLVEDGPDDGAPVEDPTQPSGRPGTRAPHLVLHTEGHGTPLHDLLTGGFLLLAGPVGARWPAAAEAVRAATGLDLRCRLVGAAEPAETVERFLKAYGVGQAGAVLLRPDGFIAWRTATPPADPAGVLGDVLRRLLKG; from the coding sequence ATGGTGGACGAGTGGACCGACGTGCTGATCGTCGGCGGGAGCATGGTGGGCCTCGCACAGGCCCTCTTCCTGGCCGGACAGGGTGTCCGGCCGATAGTGGTGGAACGTCACCCCGAGGTGTCGACCCACCCCAGGGCGCAGGCGGCCAGCCCACGGACGATGGAGCTGATGCGCGCGCTGGGCCTGGAGGAGGCGGTACGCGCCAGGGAGACACCGCACGCCCAGTACGGGGACATCCTGCAGGTGGAGTCACTGGCCGGGGCCGAACTGGGCCGCTTCGACGGCCCGTTCCGCCATGACCCGAACGAGGTCGCGGCCACCGGCTGGACGCTGATCGGGCAGGACCGCTTCGAGCCGGTGCTCCTGGAGCGCGCCCGCGAACTCGGCGCGGACATCCGCTTCGCCACCGAGCTGATCAGCCATCAGCAGGACGACGAGGGCGTGACGGCGGTCCTGCGGGACGTGCGCGACGGCTCGCGGCGCACGGTGCGCTGCCGCTACCTGGTCGCCGCCGACGGCTTCCACGCCCCGATCCGGGAGGGCCTGGGCATCGGGTCGCACGGCCGGGGTGTGCTCGGCCGGCAGATGAGCGTGGTCTTCCGCGCCGACCTGGACCGCTACGTCGCCGGGCGCCGTTTCTTTCTCTGCTTCGTCAGCAACCAGCAGGTGAAGGGGGTGCTGGGTCGACTCGACGGCCCGGACTCGGACCGCTGGGTGCTGGCCCCCAGTCTGTCGGCCGAGGGCAGCCACGAGGAGTACTCCGTCCAGGAGTGCGTCGAGCTCGTCCGGGCCGCTGTCGGGGCGCCGGACCTGGCCGTGACGGTGGAGTCCGCGAGCAGCTGGGAGATCGCCGCCGATGTCGCGGACAGCTTCCGCAGCGGCCGGGTGCTGATGGCCGGCGACTGTGTGCACGTGATGCCGCCCACCGGCGGTTTCGGCGGCAATCTGGGTGTCCAGGACGCCCACAACCTCGCCTGGAAGCTCGCCCTGGTGCTGCGCGGCCAGGCCGCCCCCGCCCTGCTGGACAGCTATCAGCAGGAGCGCGCGCCGATCGCCGAGTTCACCGTGGAGCAGGGCGTCATCCGGTATCTGCAGCGCAGCGGCCTGGACGCGGAGGTGGCCGCCCGGCACCGTCCGGAGATCACGGTGCTGTTCGGCCACGTCTACCGTTCGAGTGCGGTGCTCGTCGAGGACGGACCGGACGACGGCGCTCCGGTCGAAGACCCGACCCAGCCCAGCGGTCGCCCGGGCACCCGGGCACCGCACCTGGTGCTGCACACCGAGGGCCATGGCACCCCCCTGCACGACCTGCTGACGGGCGGCTTCCTGCTGCTGGCCGGTCCGGTCGGCGCGCGCTGGCCGGCCGCGGCTGAAGCCGTCCGCGCCGCCACGGGTCTCGACCTGCGCTGCCGCCTGGTCGGCGCCGCGGAACCGGCGGAGACGGTCGAGAGGTTCCTCAAGGCATACGGGGTGGGCCAGGCCGGGGCCGTGCTGCTGCGACCGGACGGGTTCATCGCCTGGCGCACGGCCACGCCGCCGGCTGACCCGGCCGGTGTCCTCGGTGACGTTCTGCGCCGTCTGCTGAAGGGCTGA
- a CDS encoding DUF1772 domain-containing protein — protein MVETLSVVALVGSGLVAGVLFAVAISVMPALIAMTPERYISTHKLLGRYYDRIMPFIVTGSTAIDVGLAVNASGASRSLFAIAALCLAAVAVVSQTRNVPINRGVKGTPPGDPGPGWEDPRFQWRDWNLVRTGCALAGCAFTAVAVVLS, from the coding sequence GTGGTTGAAACACTGAGCGTGGTGGCCCTGGTGGGCAGCGGACTGGTGGCGGGGGTGCTGTTCGCGGTCGCGATCAGCGTGATGCCCGCGCTGATCGCGATGACCCCTGAACGGTATATCTCCACCCACAAGCTGTTGGGGCGCTACTACGACCGGATCATGCCCTTCATCGTCACCGGCTCGACGGCGATCGACGTGGGGCTCGCGGTCAACGCCTCGGGAGCCTCCCGCTCGCTCTTCGCGATCGCGGCGCTCTGCCTGGCCGCGGTGGCGGTCGTTTCGCAGACCCGCAACGTGCCCATCAACCGAGGGGTCAAGGGCACTCCGCCGGGCGACCCCGGCCCGGGCTGGGAGGATCCGCGGTTCCAGTGGCGTGACTGGAACCTGGTCCGGACCGGCTGCGCACTGGCCGGCTGTGCCTTCACCGCCGTCGCGGTGGTGCTGTCATGA
- a CDS encoding cupin domain-containing protein, with translation MSEFATKVAVDSVEANTKRGGDIRVTLSPKTVGCTSGFGGVLRLAPGEYVTEHLHPYSEEFLHIVRGTVTMSLDGEPIELGPGDSLLVPIGIRHRLVNAGDEQAEAVFHLSPLAPRPELGHVDIEPPLNAAGGNPDVGGAR, from the coding sequence ATGAGCGAGTTCGCCACCAAGGTCGCCGTGGACTCCGTCGAGGCCAACACCAAGCGGGGCGGCGACATCCGGGTCACCCTCAGCCCCAAGACCGTGGGGTGCACTTCCGGGTTCGGCGGCGTGCTGCGGCTGGCGCCCGGTGAGTACGTGACCGAGCATCTGCACCCGTACTCCGAGGAGTTCCTGCACATCGTCCGAGGCACCGTGACGATGAGCCTGGACGGTGAGCCGATCGAACTCGGGCCGGGCGACTCGCTGCTGGTCCCGATCGGGATACGTCACCGGTTGGTCAATGCCGGTGACGAGCAGGCCGAGGCCGTCTTCCACCTCTCCCCGCTCGCACCCCGGCCCGAGCTCGGCCACGTGGACATCGAGCCACCGCTGAACGCTGCGGGCGGCAACCCCGACGTGGGGGGCGCCCGATGA
- a CDS encoding BTAD domain-containing putative transcriptional regulator encodes MLEISLLGSLRVCRDEEDVTPSAPKLRQVLALLVLNTNALVSLDQLCEELWEDSPPLTAVTTLQTYIYQLRRRLRLASGQTGEAFGTVPPSGRPALLTRVGGYELQLDDKKSVDAFRFERLVEQGKAEHRSGAREQAAGTLQAALALWHGQALVGVADGRRLSAWSTQLEERRRGAMERRFAIELELGRHRAVLDELSDAVRSHPTDEALAGQLMRAMQRCGRRPEALDVFRALRTRLVDDLGLEPSDALQRLHQEVLTDRGGGAGTTKAVPRGVAPERPPHQEPAQLPAQMDDFVGRESEIAQLEDYLGDSDRAPQGSTRVVEVHGAPGVGKTSFAIRVAHRVRQYFPDGQLYVDLSEAGKGTAVLAELLRSSLSSFGLAKDKLPTGIDELSRLLRSHTADRRMLIVVDEVVSASQLRAFIPGGPGCAVISTNRYRSHSLGIGRKVMLPALGAADCRQLYNRVAGGRRWQDEPAAVGELLRMCEGLPLVIRAVAERLTARPGWSAVRLLERLRNNESAILKLPAGTQSLVSTIESSYRHLPDSHRDLLSLLTCRQQAYWQVGQVAELLSRPTGDAETLLEDLVDVHVMDELPNTVPEGRLDIEPAYTVPRLTRQALLLLQRCSAQDPQTPQAHDGDRLTVASAYPMR; translated from the coding sequence GTGTTGGAGATTAGCCTTCTGGGATCGTTACGCGTATGCCGGGACGAGGAGGATGTCACCCCGTCCGCGCCGAAGCTTCGCCAGGTGCTGGCGCTGCTGGTGCTGAATACCAACGCACTGGTCAGTCTTGACCAGTTGTGCGAGGAGTTGTGGGAGGACAGCCCGCCGCTCACAGCCGTCACCACTCTGCAGACCTACATCTACCAACTGCGTCGAAGGCTGCGGCTCGCCAGCGGTCAGACCGGCGAGGCATTCGGCACCGTTCCGCCGAGCGGCAGACCCGCGCTGCTCACCCGTGTCGGCGGCTACGAACTGCAGCTGGATGACAAGAAGTCGGTCGATGCCTTCCGCTTCGAGCGACTGGTCGAACAGGGCAAGGCCGAGCATCGCAGTGGCGCCCGTGAGCAGGCGGCCGGCACGCTGCAGGCGGCGCTCGCCCTGTGGCACGGACAGGCGCTGGTCGGCGTGGCCGACGGCCGACGGCTATCCGCCTGGTCCACCCAGCTCGAAGAGCGGCGTCGCGGCGCGATGGAGCGCCGGTTCGCCATCGAGCTGGAACTCGGGCGGCACCGGGCAGTGTTGGACGAACTGTCGGACGCCGTCCGGTCCCACCCCACCGACGAGGCACTCGCCGGCCAGCTGATGAGGGCGATGCAGCGCTGCGGCCGCCGCCCGGAGGCACTGGACGTCTTCCGCGCCCTGCGCACCAGGCTCGTCGACGACCTCGGGCTGGAGCCCTCCGACGCGCTCCAGCGGCTGCACCAGGAGGTCCTCACCGATCGGGGAGGGGGCGCCGGCACGACGAAGGCGGTCCCCCGGGGCGTCGCGCCGGAGCGTCCCCCGCATCAGGAGCCCGCCCAACTTCCGGCACAGATGGACGACTTCGTGGGCAGGGAAAGTGAGATCGCCCAACTGGAGGACTATCTGGGCGACTCCGACCGGGCACCCCAGGGCAGCACTCGGGTGGTCGAGGTCCACGGCGCCCCCGGCGTCGGCAAGACCAGCTTCGCCATCCGAGTCGCCCACCGGGTCCGACAGTACTTCCCGGACGGCCAGTTGTACGTCGACCTCTCCGAGGCCGGCAAGGGGACCGCGGTCCTGGCTGAGCTGCTGAGATCCAGCCTGAGCTCCTTCGGGCTGGCCAAGGACAAGCTGCCGACCGGGATCGACGAGCTCAGTCGCCTGCTGCGCAGCCATACCGCGGACCGCAGGATGCTGATCGTGGTGGACGAGGTGGTCTCCGCCTCCCAGCTGCGTGCCTTCATCCCCGGCGGGCCTGGGTGTGCGGTGATCTCCACCAACCGCTACCGCTCGCACAGCCTGGGCATCGGGCGCAAGGTCATGCTGCCGGCGCTCGGTGCGGCCGACTGCCGCCAGCTCTACAACCGGGTCGCGGGCGGCCGGCGCTGGCAGGACGAGCCGGCCGCGGTGGGCGAACTGCTGAGAATGTGCGAGGGGCTGCCACTGGTCATCCGGGCCGTGGCCGAGCGGTTGACGGCCCGGCCCGGGTGGTCCGCGGTCCGACTGCTGGAGCGGCTGCGCAACAACGAGTCGGCGATTCTCAAACTCCCCGCCGGTACCCAGTCCCTGGTGAGCACGATCGAGTCCAGCTATCGGCATCTGCCGGACTCGCACCGGGACTTGCTGAGTCTGCTGACCTGCCGCCAACAGGCATACTGGCAGGTCGGTCAGGTCGCGGAGCTGCTGTCTCGGCCCACGGGGGATGCCGAGACCCTTCTCGAGGACCTGGTCGACGTGCACGTGATGGACGAGCTCCCGAACACGGTTCCGGAGGGCCGGCTGGACATCGAGCCGGCCTATACCGTGCCCCGCCTCACCAGGCAGGCCCTGCTGCTGCTGCAGCGGTGCAGCGCGCAGGATCCGCAGACCCCGCAGGCCCACGATGGAGATCGTCTGACCGTCGCCTCGGCCTATCCGATGCGATGA